The sequence below is a genomic window from Burkholderia contaminans.
GACCCGGCATTCATGCTGCACGCCACTCGTTCGACGCGCTCCACGGCGCGCTCCGGCACGACCGCGTAGGCGAGCCGCAAACCGGGGTACATCGCCTTGCTGAAGGTACTGCAATAGATCACGCGATCGCGCCGGTCGAGACTCTTCAACGCGGGCAGCGGGCGGCCGAGATAGCGAAACTCGCTGTCGTAGTCGTCCTCGACGATCCACCCCGACTTTTTTTCCGCCCAGTCGAGCAACGCGATGCGGCGGGACAGCGACAGCGTATGCCCGAGCGGACTCTGATGCGACGGCGTCACCACCGCGAAGCGTGCCTGTGCGTCCAGCTGCATGCCGCGTTCGACGTCGATCCCGTCGGCGTCCACCGGCACGGGGACGAGTTGTACGCCGGTCTCGGACAGGAACCCGCGTGCGAGCAGATAGCCGGGATCCTCGAACCACACGCGCTCGTCCGCCCGCGCGAGGCTGCGCAGTATGAGTTCCAGCGTGGCGCGGTAGCCGCCGGTGACGAACACCTGTTCCGGCATGCAGGTGACGCCGCGCGACAGCGTCAGATAGGTGGCGATGTGTTCGCGCAGCGGCCGGTAGCCGGCCGGATTCGGATAGCCGAGCAGCGCACGTTCGCCGCTGCGCGCGCGCTGCGACACGAGCCGGTGCCAGACCTTGCGCGGAAACGCGTCGAGCGCCGGGAGCCCGGGTTGCAGCGGGCTCGGCTCGCCGCTCATCGCGACGGCGATCGGCTGCGGGCGCGGCGACGGCAGGAGGTCGGCGGGCGCGACCGACGGGGCCGCCGGGGCCGACGCCCGAGGCGGGCTCGCCGGTTCGCCGGGCCGGTTCGGCGGTGCGCCGGTGCGCGGAGGCGACGCCCGGGTGAGCGAGACCGGCAGCGACGGCGAGACGAACGTGCCTGCCGCGCCGCGCATCTGCAGATAGCCCTCGTCGACCAGGATCGTATAGGCCTGTTCGACGGTGCCGCGCGCCGTGTTCAGTTGCGTCGCCAGGCCGCGCAGCGCGGGTACGCGGTCGCCGGGGCGCAGGTGGCCGGCGGCGATCGCGGCCCGGAATCGCTCGCAAATCTGCAGATAGAGCGGC
It includes:
- a CDS encoding PLP-dependent aminotransferase family protein, whose product is MSEPTLPLTIEIDRQHQLPLYLQICERFRAAIAAGHLRPGDRVPALRGLATQLNTARGTVEQAYTILVDEGYLQMRGAAGTFVSPSLPVSLTRASPPRTGAPPNRPGEPASPPRASAPAAPSVAPADLLPSPRPQPIAVAMSGEPSPLQPGLPALDAFPRKVWHRLVSQRARSGERALLGYPNPAGYRPLREHIATYLTLSRGVTCMPEQVFVTGGYRATLELILRSLARADERVWFEDPGYLLARGFLSETGVQLVPVPVDADGIDVERGMQLDAQARFAVVTPSHQSPLGHTLSLSRRIALLDWAEKKSGWIVEDDYDSEFRYLGRPLPALKSLDRRDRVIYCSTFSKAMYPGLRLAYAVVPERAVERVERVACSMNAGSPPLLQAALADFIEQGHFARHLKRMRALYGERRMLIVHALREAFRERLIVELPVGGIQFAVRFTDGPEGPVDDVAVAARARDAGLAVVPLSIWYTNSHTPLTPRGLVIGFANIVDADEAQRHATTLRACVGR